In one Sulfuricella sp. genomic region, the following are encoded:
- a CDS encoding ethylbenzene dehydrogenase-related protein codes for MNKTLIATSALGLLLAGMAGSAVASPDWSKVPSRSVTVFHPGTSGLEWIMKGTDHGGAKGISKGERCTGCHEDEKKHTIDIAADKILKGEKLEPKPISGHTGTIPVTVQAANDGANLYLRFSWKEPKGGVEKMDKDNPVKLAVMLEDNKVVTKDSKGKDVQMGLAGGCWGTCHTDARTMPGADDKKTKYVTGGSLASGNYYDLMQWKSGKGAKPVDGYVADKRVMEGGKALVSAEGKKDGDTWTVTFTRKLTGGEGDIALASGKTYNMGFAIHNDHSAGRFHHVSFGYSLGIDSKADITAAK; via the coding sequence ATGAATAAGACTTTGATTGCCACTTCCGCCTTGGGCTTGTTGCTGGCCGGTATGGCTGGGTCCGCGGTGGCTTCCCCGGACTGGAGCAAGGTGCCGTCACGCAGTGTGACCGTGTTTCACCCGGGCACTTCGGGCCTGGAGTGGATCATGAAGGGCACTGATCACGGTGGCGCCAAAGGAATTTCAAAAGGTGAGCGCTGCACCGGCTGCCATGAGGATGAAAAGAAACACACCATTGATATTGCTGCCGACAAGATTCTCAAGGGCGAGAAGCTCGAGCCCAAGCCAATCAGCGGCCATACCGGAACCATCCCGGTGACCGTGCAGGCAGCCAATGACGGCGCCAACCTCTACCTGCGTTTCAGCTGGAAAGAGCCCAAGGGCGGCGTTGAGAAAATGGACAAGGACAACCCTGTCAAACTGGCGGTGATGCTGGAAGACAACAAGGTGGTGACCAAGGACTCCAAGGGCAAGGATGTGCAGATGGGTCTGGCGGGCGGTTGCTGGGGCACTTGCCACACTGACGCACGTACCATGCCCGGTGCCGACGACAAGAAAACCAAGTATGTCACCGGTGGTTCGCTTGCCAGCGGCAATTACTACGACCTGATGCAATGGAAAAGCGGCAAGGGCGCCAAGCCGGTTGACGGCTATGTGGCCGACAAGCGTGTGATGGAAGGCGGCAAGGCGCTGGTGAGTGCGGAAGGCAAGAAAGATGGCGATACCTGGACCGTGACTTTCACCCGCAAACTGACCGGCGGGGAGGGTGATATCGCCTTGGCTTCCGGCAAGACCTACAACATGGGCTTTGCCATTCATAACGATCACTCGGCTGGCCGTTTCCACCATGTTTCCTTCGGTTACAGCCTGGGGATCGATTCCAAGGCCGATATTACGGCAGCTAAATAA
- a CDS encoding NapC/NirT family cytochrome c: MAAKQGWWAKLRSPSAKYSLLTLLGGGFVAGILFWGGFNTGMEATNQLEFCIGCHEMKDNVYQEYKKTIHYSNRTGVRAACSDCHVPKDWSHKMMRKIQASREVWGRITGTIDTKEKFEAKRLELARHEWARMKASDSRECRNCHTFEGMDVEKQKSRAAKQHENAKKDNMTCIDCHKGIAHKKPEGMTEEEAGG; this comes from the coding sequence ATGGCAGCAAAACAGGGATGGTGGGCAAAACTGCGCTCGCCCAGTGCGAAATACTCTCTCCTCACTTTGCTCGGCGGCGGTTTTGTCGCCGGAATTTTGTTCTGGGGGGGCTTCAACACCGGTATGGAAGCCACCAACCAGCTTGAGTTCTGCATCGGTTGTCACGAGATGAAGGACAACGTATATCAGGAATACAAGAAAACCATTCACTATTCCAACCGCACCGGCGTACGTGCGGCGTGTTCCGACTGCCACGTGCCCAAGGACTGGTCGCACAAGATGATGCGCAAGATCCAGGCTTCCCGCGAGGTGTGGGGAAGAATCACGGGAACCATCGATACCAAGGAAAAATTCGAGGCCAAGCGCCTGGAACTGGCGCGCCACGAATGGGCGCGGATGAAAGCCTCGGATTCACGCGAGTGCCGCAACTGCCACACGTTTGAAGGCATGGATGTGGAAAAGCAGAAGAGCAGGGCAGCAAAACAGCATGAAAATGCCAAAAAAGACAACATGACCTGTATCGACTGCCACAAGGGTATCGCCCACAAGAAGCCTGAAGGGATGACAGAGGAAGAGGCTGGCGGTTAA
- a CDS encoding cytochrome D1 domain-containing protein produces the protein MKKPYFAASVLAMSVAGVFNVASAADEPTLTAEQKAAASKIYFERCAGCHGILRKGATGKNLEPVNTLKLGQARLEKIISYGTDGGMVNFDDILTKDELSMMSKYIQMTPDTPPEWGMKEMMNSWKLVIKPEDRPKKQMNKINLKNVFSVTLRDSGEVALIDGDTKQIWGIVKTGYAVHISRVSKSGRYVYVIGRDGKLDLIDMWFDKPTVVATLKIGIEARSVETSKFKGYEDKYAIAGSYWPPQYVITEGDTLKPLKIMSTRGMTVDGEYHPEPRVASIVATEDKPEWVVNIKETGMIRLVDYSDIKNLKETTIESAKFLHDGGWDSTKRYFLVAANASNKVAVVDTKTGKLAALVDTKAKPHPGRGANFVHPKFGPVWATSHLGADVISLIGTDPAKHKQHAWKVVAELKNHGAGSLFVKTHPKSKNLWADAPLNPDKEVAESVSVYDIRNLDKAPEIINIAKLADLPESKAVKRAVHAEYNATGDEVWFSLWAGKTEPSAIVIMDDKTRKLKHVIKDPKLITPTGKFNILNTQHDIY, from the coding sequence ATGAAGAAGCCGTATTTCGCTGCATCGGTTCTTGCCATGTCGGTTGCTGGTGTTTTCAATGTTGCGTCTGCTGCTGATGAGCCTACGCTGACGGCGGAACAGAAGGCAGCTGCTTCCAAGATTTATTTCGAGCGTTGTGCCGGTTGTCACGGCATTCTGCGCAAGGGCGCCACGGGCAAAAATCTGGAGCCGGTCAATACGCTCAAGCTGGGCCAGGCAAGGCTTGAAAAAATCATCAGTTATGGCACCGATGGCGGGATGGTCAACTTTGACGACATCCTGACCAAGGATGAGCTTTCCATGATGTCGAAATACATCCAGATGACTCCTGATACGCCGCCGGAGTGGGGCATGAAGGAGATGATGAACAGCTGGAAGCTGGTCATCAAGCCGGAAGATCGCCCCAAGAAGCAGATGAACAAGATCAACCTGAAGAACGTTTTCTCGGTGACCTTGCGTGATTCCGGCGAAGTTGCGCTGATCGACGGTGACACCAAGCAGATCTGGGGTATCGTGAAAACCGGCTATGCCGTGCATATTTCCCGTGTATCCAAGTCCGGCCGCTATGTCTACGTAATTGGCCGTGACGGCAAGCTGGACCTGATCGATATGTGGTTTGACAAGCCCACCGTGGTGGCGACTCTCAAGATCGGCATCGAGGCGCGTTCGGTGGAAACCTCCAAGTTCAAGGGCTATGAGGACAAGTACGCGATCGCCGGCTCCTACTGGCCGCCTCAGTACGTGATCACCGAAGGCGATACGCTGAAGCCGCTGAAAATCATGTCCACCCGTGGCATGACGGTAGACGGTGAGTATCACCCCGAGCCGCGTGTGGCTTCGATCGTGGCGACCGAGGACAAACCGGAATGGGTAGTGAACATCAAGGAAACCGGCATGATCAGGCTGGTGGATTATTCCGACATCAAGAACCTCAAGGAAACCACCATCGAGTCCGCCAAGTTCCTGCATGACGGCGGCTGGGATTCGACCAAGCGCTACTTCCTGGTGGCAGCAAATGCTTCCAACAAGGTGGCAGTGGTTGATACCAAGACCGGCAAGCTGGCTGCACTGGTCGATACCAAGGCCAAGCCGCATCCCGGTCGTGGCGCCAACTTCGTGCATCCCAAATTCGGACCGGTATGGGCGACTTCCCACCTGGGTGCAGACGTGATTTCACTGATCGGTACCGATCCTGCCAAGCACAAGCAGCATGCCTGGAAGGTGGTGGCCGAGTTGAAGAATCACGGTGCGGGTTCTCTGTTCGTCAAGACCCATCCCAAGTCCAAGAACCTGTGGGCTGATGCGCCTCTGAATCCGGACAAGGAAGTGGCCGAGTCAGTGAGCGTGTATGACATCAGGAATCTGGACAAGGCGCCGGAAATCATCAACATCGCCAAGCTGGCAGACCTGCCCGAATCCAAGGCGGTCAAGCGCGCGGTGCATGCGGAATACAACGCGACTGGTGATGAAGTGTGGTTCTCCCTGTGGGCCGGCAAAACCGAGCCATCCGCGATCGTGATCATGGATGACAAGACCCGCAAGCTGAAGCACGTGATCAAGGATCCGAAGCTGATCACGCCGACCGGAAAGTTCAACATTCTTAATACCCAGCACGACATTTACTAA
- a CDS encoding chaperone NapD produces the protein MHISGVLVHARPGCAAQVHERLSAIPGVEVHNSDVEGKLIVTLEKEDEQTTVDTFGLLNELPDVLSATMVYHHFEPETDSK, from the coding sequence ATGCATATCTCCGGAGTACTCGTACATGCCCGCCCCGGGTGTGCTGCGCAGGTCCATGAACGGCTTTCCGCCATTCCCGGTGTGGAAGTCCATAACAGCGACGTTGAAGGCAAACTGATCGTCACCCTCGAAAAAGAGGACGAACAGACAACGGTGGATACTTTCGGACTGCTCAACGAGCTACCCGACGTGCTCTCCGCCACCATGGTGTACCACCATTTCGAACCCGAAACAGATTCAAAATAA
- the napA gene encoding nitrate reductase catalytic subunit NapA: protein MELTRREFVKLSAVAATATAAGVTVPGAQAALAAAGNSGVRWDKGVCRFCGTGCGVLVGTKDGRVVATQGDPDAPVNKGLNCIKGYFLSKIMYGKDRLTQPMLRMKDGKFDKNGEFAPISWDQAFDIMAEKCKAALKAKGPKGVGMFGSGQWTVWEGYAAAKLMKAGFRSNNLDPNARHCMASAVAGFMRTFGIDEPMGCYDDAEHADGFVLWGANMAEMHPILWSRITDRRLTGKDVRIHVLSTFDHRSTELADNTLIFKPQSDLAILNYICNYIIQNNAVNEEFVKKNVNFKKGVTDIGYGLRPKHPLEVAANNNGYPGADGKPKGNPNNASPMTFDEFKAFVSEYTVEKTSEISGVPKERLIELAKLYADPKKKVTSYWTMGFNQHTRGTWVNNMIYNVHLLVGKISEPGNGPFSLTGQPSACGTAREVGTFAHRLPADMVVMNPKHREATEKIWQLPAGTIPDWIGSHAVKQSRDLKDGLINFYWTSTTNNMQAGPNINGEIYPGWRNPDNFIVVSDVYPTVSAVSADLMLPCAMWMEKEGAYGNAERRTQFWRQQVKAPGESRSDLWQYMEFSKRFRMEEVWPAELLEKAPQYKGKTLYDVLFANGEVNKFPLAELKKVNEHGIKNYSNDESTAFGYYVQKGLFEEYAQFGRGHAHDLANFDTYHKARGLRWPVVDNKETLWRFREGYDPYVKKGEGVKFYGNPDGKAVIFALPYQPAAEMPDNEFDLWLCTGRVLEHWHTGSMTRRVPELYKAVPDAWVFMHPEDAKKRGLKRGDKVKVISRRGEITTLVETRGRNKPPVGLIFVPFFDESRLVNKLTLDATCPISKETDFKKCAAKIVKA, encoded by the coding sequence ATGGAATTGACTCGCCGTGAATTTGTAAAACTCAGTGCAGTCGCCGCCACCGCCACAGCCGCCGGCGTCACCGTACCCGGCGCCCAGGCAGCGCTGGCAGCGGCAGGCAATAGCGGGGTGCGCTGGGACAAGGGCGTATGCCGTTTCTGCGGCACCGGTTGCGGCGTCCTGGTGGGCACCAAGGATGGCCGCGTGGTGGCCACCCAGGGTGATCCGGACGCGCCGGTCAACAAGGGCCTCAACTGCATAAAGGGCTATTTCCTTTCCAAGATCATGTATGGCAAGGACCGCCTCACCCAGCCCATGCTGAGAATGAAGGACGGCAAATTCGACAAGAACGGCGAGTTCGCTCCCATCAGTTGGGACCAGGCTTTCGATATCATGGCGGAGAAATGCAAGGCCGCGCTCAAGGCCAAGGGCCCCAAGGGTGTCGGCATGTTCGGCTCGGGCCAGTGGACGGTGTGGGAAGGCTATGCCGCCGCCAAGCTGATGAAAGCAGGCTTCCGCTCCAACAACCTCGACCCCAACGCACGCCACTGCATGGCTTCCGCCGTGGCCGGCTTCATGCGCACCTTCGGTATCGACGAGCCGATGGGCTGCTATGACGATGCCGAGCATGCCGACGGCTTCGTGCTGTGGGGCGCCAACATGGCCGAGATGCACCCCATCCTGTGGTCGCGCATCACCGACCGCCGCCTCACCGGCAAGGATGTCCGGATTCACGTGCTCTCGACTTTTGACCACCGTTCCACAGAGCTGGCTGACAACACGCTGATTTTCAAACCCCAGAGCGATCTGGCGATCCTCAACTACATCTGCAACTACATCATCCAGAACAATGCGGTGAATGAAGAGTTCGTTAAGAAGAACGTCAACTTCAAGAAAGGGGTCACCGACATCGGTTATGGCCTGCGCCCCAAGCACCCTCTTGAAGTGGCCGCCAACAACAACGGCTATCCCGGCGCCGATGGCAAGCCCAAGGGCAACCCGAACAATGCCTCGCCGATGACTTTCGACGAATTCAAGGCGTTCGTGTCCGAGTACACGGTGGAAAAAACTTCTGAAATTTCCGGCGTGCCCAAGGAAAGGCTGATTGAACTGGCCAAGCTCTACGCCGACCCGAAGAAGAAAGTCACATCCTACTGGACCATGGGCTTCAACCAGCATACGCGCGGCACCTGGGTCAACAACATGATCTACAACGTGCACCTGCTGGTGGGCAAGATTTCCGAGCCCGGCAACGGCCCTTTTTCCCTCACCGGCCAACCCTCGGCCTGTGGCACGGCGCGCGAGGTGGGCACTTTCGCCCACCGCCTGCCCGCCGACATGGTGGTGATGAACCCGAAACACCGCGAAGCCACGGAAAAAATCTGGCAGTTGCCCGCCGGCACCATTCCCGACTGGATCGGCTCGCATGCGGTGAAACAAAGCCGCGATCTCAAGGACGGCCTGATCAATTTCTACTGGACCTCCACCACCAACAACATGCAGGCTGGCCCCAACATCAACGGCGAGATTTATCCCGGCTGGCGCAATCCCGACAATTTCATCGTGGTCTCCGATGTCTACCCCACGGTATCGGCCGTTTCCGCCGACCTGATGCTGCCCTGCGCCATGTGGATGGAGAAGGAAGGCGCTTACGGCAACGCCGAGCGCCGCACCCAGTTCTGGCGCCAGCAGGTAAAGGCGCCGGGCGAATCCCGCTCCGACCTGTGGCAGTACATGGAATTCTCCAAGCGCTTCAGGATGGAAGAAGTATGGCCGGCCGAGCTGCTGGAAAAGGCGCCGCAATACAAGGGCAAAACCCTGTATGACGTGCTGTTCGCCAATGGCGAGGTCAACAAGTTCCCGCTGGCCGAGCTGAAGAAGGTCAACGAACACGGCATCAAGAACTACAGCAATGACGAATCCACTGCCTTCGGCTATTACGTGCAGAAAGGGCTGTTCGAGGAATACGCCCAGTTCGGCCGCGGCCACGCGCACGATCTGGCCAACTTCGACACCTACCACAAGGCGCGCGGCCTGCGCTGGCCGGTGGTGGACAACAAGGAAACCCTGTGGCGCTTCCGCGAGGGCTATGATCCTTACGTCAAGAAAGGCGAGGGGGTCAAGTTCTACGGCAACCCCGACGGCAAGGCGGTGATCTTCGCCCTGCCCTACCAGCCCGCCGCCGAGATGCCGGACAACGAGTTCGACCTGTGGCTGTGCACCGGCCGCGTGCTGGAACACTGGCACACCGGCTCCATGACGCGGCGCGTGCCGGAGCTTTACAAGGCGGTGCCGGATGCCTGGGTGTTCATGCACCCGGAGGATGCCAAGAAGCGCGGCCTCAAGCGCGGCGACAAGGTCAAGGTGATCAGCCGGCGCGGCGAAATCACCACCCTGGTGGAAACCCGCGGACGCAACAAGCCACCCGTTGGACTGATATTCGTGCCTTTCTTCGACGAGTCGCGCCTGGTCAACAAGCTGACCCTGGACGCCACCTGCCCGATCTCGAAAGAGACCGACTTCAAGAAATGTGCGGCGAAGATCGTTAAGGCGTGA
- the napG gene encoding ferredoxin-type protein NapG: MRRKTPFPLTNIMAANTNSRRQFLLDMAKTACGVGMLGLGLGLYARQARALPPTAIRPPGALPEPDFQGACIRCGMCVRDCPYHILELAKPEDDLATGTPYFVARKIPCEMCEDIPCVKACPTGALDHQLSDINKAKMGLAALVDQETCLNFLGLRCDVCYRVCPVIDKAITLERVHNFRTGKHTMFLPTVHSEHCTGCGKCEKSCVLEVAAIKVFPVQLAKGELGKHYRLGWEEKKKAGESLVAPEIEHQYTLPEGLKYEQGPGLSGEAVAPPAAPGAQPGIPQALHGDKL, translated from the coding sequence GTGAGGAGAAAAACCCCCTTTCCCCTGACCAATATCATGGCAGCCAACACTAACTCCCGGCGGCAGTTCCTGCTCGACATGGCCAAGACCGCCTGCGGTGTTGGTATGCTCGGCCTGGGGCTGGGCTTGTACGCCCGGCAGGCGCGCGCCTTGCCGCCGACGGCCATCCGCCCGCCGGGCGCTTTGCCGGAGCCTGATTTTCAGGGTGCCTGCATCCGCTGCGGCATGTGCGTGCGCGACTGCCCTTACCACATCCTGGAACTGGCGAAGCCGGAGGACGATCTCGCCACCGGCACGCCCTATTTCGTGGCGCGCAAGATACCCTGCGAAATGTGCGAGGACATCCCGTGCGTCAAGGCCTGTCCCACCGGAGCACTGGACCACCAGCTAAGCGACATCAACAAGGCAAAAATGGGCTTGGCCGCGCTGGTCGACCAGGAGACCTGCCTCAACTTCCTCGGTCTGCGCTGCGATGTGTGTTACCGCGTGTGCCCGGTGATCGACAAGGCCATCACGCTGGAGCGGGTGCACAATTTCCGTACCGGCAAGCACACCATGTTTTTGCCTACCGTGCACTCGGAGCACTGTACCGGCTGCGGCAAGTGCGAGAAATCCTGCGTCCTGGAAGTGGCGGCCATCAAGGTATTCCCGGTCCAGCTTGCCAAGGGCGAACTGGGCAAGCATTACCGGCTCGGCTGGGAAGAAAAGAAAAAGGCCGGCGAGAGCCTGGTGGCGCCGGAGATCGAGCACCAGTACACCCTGCCGGAAGGCCTCAAGTATGAACAGGGACCGGGCCTGAGCGGCGAGGCTGTCGCTCCGCCCGCGGCACCGGGAGCGCAGCCCGGCATTCCCCAGGCGCTGCACGGAGACAAGCTGTGA